A stretch of Hippoglossus hippoglossus isolate fHipHip1 chromosome 20, fHipHip1.pri, whole genome shotgun sequence DNA encodes these proteins:
- the nrp1a gene encoding neuropilin-1a isoform X1, with the protein MHCGLVLILFTGILLVVKAFKNDKCGGNIRISNANYLTSPGYPMSYPPSQRCVWVISAPGPHQRILINFNPHFDLEDRECKYDYIEVRDGVDESGQLVGKYCGKIAPSPVVSSGNQLFIKFVSDYETHGAGFSIRYEIFKTGPECSRNFTSNSGVIKSPGFPEKYPNNLDCTFMIFAPKMSEIILEFESFELEPDPTPPTGVFCRYDRLEIWDGFPGVGPYVGRYCGQNTPGRIISYTGILALTINTDSAIAKEGFSANFTVIERTVPEDFDCSDPLGMESGEITSDQIMASSQYNPSWSPERSRLHYYENAWTPAEDSNKEWIQVDLGFLRFVSAIGTEGAISQETQRVYFVKSYKVDVSSNGEDWITLKEGSKQKVFQGNTNPKDVAKTMLPKPTLTRFVRIRPVTWETGIALRFEVYGCKISEYPCSGMLGMVSGLITDNQITASSHTDRSWVPENARLLTSRTGWTLLPQPQPFTNEWLQVDLGEEKLMKGLIIQGGKHRENKVFMKKFRLGYSNNGSEWRMVLDTNGNKPKIFEGNSNYDTPELRTVESLLTRFIRIYPERATPAGMGLRLELLGCEIEAPTLPPTTIVPRTTPSDECDDDQASCHSGTGDDYDVTGVTTMPETTTVDVDTIPAFLWFACDFGWANDPSFCSWTSEDTGSRWQIQSSGTPTLNTGPNMDHTGGSGNFIYTLAAGPQETEVARLVSPVVSSPDSDLCVSFWYHMFGSHIGTLHIKQRKQTDEGPADILLWTVSGHQGNRWREGRVFVPRTNKPYQVVIEGLVERKSWGDIAVDDITVLNGLSMADCKDPDVPTEAMLPEDNFNEILEEITEYPVFVETNQISGAGNMLKTLDPILITIIAMSALGVFLGAICGVVLYCACSHGGMSDRNLSALENYNFELVDGVKLKKDKLNVQSSYSEA; encoded by the exons ATATGATTACATCGAGGTGCGAGATGGCGTGGACGAGAGCGGTCAGCTGGTGGGAAAGTACTGCGGGAAGATCGCCCCATCTCCGGTCGTCTCCTCTGGAAACCAGCTCTTCATCAAGTTTGTGTCGGACTACGAGACCCACGGAGCAGGTTTCTCCATCCGATATGAGATCTTCAAGACAG GTCCCGAATGCTCCAGGAACTTCACCTCCAACAGCGGCGTCATAAAATCCCCCGGTTTCCCGGAGAAGTACCCCAACAACCTGGACTGCACTTTCATGATCTTCGCCCCAAAGATGTCCGAGATCATCTTGGAGTTCGAGAGCTTTGAGCTGGAGCCGGACCCGACGCCCCCTACTGGTGTGTTCTGCCGCTATGACAGACTGGAGATTTGGGACGGCTTCCCCGGAG tCGGCCCATACGTCGGCAGGTACTGTGGGCAGAACACTCCTGGCAGGATCATCTCCTACACAGGCATCCTGGCGCTAACAATCAACACTGACAGTGCCATTGCTAAGGAGGGCTTCTCTGCCAACTTCACCGTCATTGAAAGGACCGTTCCAGAGG ACTTTGACTGCAGCGACCCTCTGGGAATGGAATCGGGGGAGATAACATCGGACCAAATCATGGCTTCATCCCAGTACAACCCCAGCTGGTCCCCAGAGCGCTCCAGACTCCACTACTATGAAAACGCATGGACACCGGCTGAAGACTCAAACAAAGAGTGGATACAG GTGGATCTTGGGTTCTTGCGGTTTGTCTCGGCCATCGGTACCGAGGGCGCCATTTCCCAGGAGACCCAGAGGGTTTACTTTGTCAAGTCGTACAAGGTGGACGTCAGCTCTAACGGAGAGGACTGGATCACTTTGAAGGAAGGCTCCAAACAAAAG GTTTTCCAAGGCAACACCAACCCAAAAGACGTTGCCAAGACAATGCTGCCTAAACCCACGCTGACACGCTTCGTTCGGATCCGTCCGGTTACCTGGGAAACAGGCATCGCGCTGCGCTTCGAGGTGTACGGATGTAAGATATCAG agtACCCCTGCTCGGGCATGCTGGGCATGGTGTCAGGCTTGATCACCGACAACCAGATCACAGCGTCCTCCCACACAGACCGGAGCTGGGTGCCAGAGAACGCCCGCCTGCTGACGAGCCGGACGGGGTGGACTCTGCTGCCCCAGCCCCAGCCCTTCACCAACGAATGGCTGCAGGTGGATCTCGGCGAGGAGAAGCTCATGAAGGGGTTAATCATCCAGGGGGGGAAGCACCGTGAGAACAAAGTCTTCATGAAGAAGTTCCGTCTCGGCTACAGCAATAACGGCTCTGAGTGGAGGATGGTGCTAGACACCAATGGGAATAAGCCAAAG ATATTTGAAGGGAATAGTAACTACGACACTCCTGAGCTGAGGACAGTGGAGTCCCTGCTGACGCGTTTCATCAGAATATACCCAGAGAGGGCCACTCCTGCTGGCATGGGCTTGCGACTCGAGCTCCTGGGCTGTGAGATTGAAG CCCCTACGCTGCCGCCGACCACGATCGTCCCGCGCACGACTCCGTCAGACGAGTGCGACGACGACCAGGCGAGCTGCCACAGCGGCACAGGTGATGACTACGACGTGACAG GTGTTACCACAATGCCAGAGACCACGACTGTTGACGTGGATACCATCCCAG CTTTCCTGTGGTTTGCCTGTGACTTCGGCTGGGCCAATGACCCGTCGTTCTGCAGCTGGACATCCGAGGACACCGGCTCCAGGTGGCAGATCCAGTCCAGCGGCACCCCCACTCTGAACACTGGACCCAATATGGATCACACAG GCGGATCAGGGAACTTCATCTACACGTTGGCGGCGGGTCCTCAGGAGACGGAGGTGGCTCGGCTCGTCAGCCCCGTGGTCAGCTCCCCAGACTCGGACCTCTGCGTGTCCTTTTGGTACCACATGTTCGGGTCGCACATCGGCACACTGCACATCAAACAGCGCAAGCAGACGGACGAAGGGCCGGCAGACATCCTGCTGTGGACGGTCAGCGGCCACCAGGGCAACCGCTGGAGAGAAGGTCGCGTCTTTGTGCCGCGCACCAACAAACCCTATCAG gTGGTGATCGAAGGGCTGGTGGAGAGAAAGAGCTGGGGAGACATTGCTGTGGATGACATTACGGTTCTCAATGGGCTCAGTATGGCGGACTGTAAAG ACCCTGACGTACCCACTGAGGCCATGCTACCAGAGGATAACTTCAATGAAATCC TCGAAGAGATCACTGAATACCCGGTGTTCGTGGAGACAAACCAGATCAGCGGAGCAGGCAACATGCTAAAGACCCTCGACCCCATCCTCATCACTATCATCGCCATGTCCGCCCTGGGGGTCTTCCTGGGCGCCATCTGCGGCGTGGTGCTGTACTGCGCCTGCTCACACGGGGGCATGTCGGACAGGAACTTATCAGCCCTGGAGAACTATAACTTTGAGCTAGTGGACGGCGTCAAGCTAAAGAAGGACAAACTCAATGTACAGAGCTCATACTCAGAGGCTTGA
- the nrp1a gene encoding neuropilin-1a isoform X2, with amino-acid sequence MHCGLVLILFTGILLVVKAFKNDKCGGNIRISNANYLTSPGYPMSYPPSQRCVWVISAPGPHQRILINFNPHFDLEDRECKYDYIEVRDGVDESGQLVGKYCGKIAPSPVVSSGNQLFIKFVSDYETHGAGFSIRYEIFKTGPECSRNFTSNSGVIKSPGFPEKYPNNLDCTFMIFAPKMSEIILEFESFELEPDPTPPTGVFCRYDRLEIWDGFPGVGPYVGRYCGQNTPGRIISYTGILALTINTDSAIAKEGFSANFTVIERTVPEDFDCSDPLGMESGEITSDQIMASSQYNPSWSPERSRLHYYENAWTPAEDSNKEWIQVDLGFLRFVSAIGTEGAISQETQRVYFVKSYKVDVSSNGEDWITLKEGSKQKVFQGNTNPKDVAKTMLPKPTLTRFVRIRPVTWETGIALRFEVYGCKISEYPCSGMLGMVSGLITDNQITASSHTDRSWVPENARLLTSRTGWTLLPQPQPFTNEWLQVDLGEEKLMKGLIIQGGKHRENKVFMKKFRLGYSNNGSEWRMVLDTNGNKPKIFEGNSNYDTPELRTVESLLTRFIRIYPERATPAGMGLRLELLGCEIEAPTLPPTTIVPRTTPSDECDDDQASCHSGTGVTTMPETTTVDVDTIPAFLWFACDFGWANDPSFCSWTSEDTGSRWQIQSSGTPTLNTGPNMDHTGGSGNFIYTLAAGPQETEVARLVSPVVSSPDSDLCVSFWYHMFGSHIGTLHIKQRKQTDEGPADILLWTVSGHQGNRWREGRVFVPRTNKPYQVVIEGLVERKSWGDIAVDDITVLNGLSMADCKDPDVPTEAMLPEDNFNEILEEITEYPVFVETNQISGAGNMLKTLDPILITIIAMSALGVFLGAICGVVLYCACSHGGMSDRNLSALENYNFELVDGVKLKKDKLNVQSSYSEA; translated from the exons ATATGATTACATCGAGGTGCGAGATGGCGTGGACGAGAGCGGTCAGCTGGTGGGAAAGTACTGCGGGAAGATCGCCCCATCTCCGGTCGTCTCCTCTGGAAACCAGCTCTTCATCAAGTTTGTGTCGGACTACGAGACCCACGGAGCAGGTTTCTCCATCCGATATGAGATCTTCAAGACAG GTCCCGAATGCTCCAGGAACTTCACCTCCAACAGCGGCGTCATAAAATCCCCCGGTTTCCCGGAGAAGTACCCCAACAACCTGGACTGCACTTTCATGATCTTCGCCCCAAAGATGTCCGAGATCATCTTGGAGTTCGAGAGCTTTGAGCTGGAGCCGGACCCGACGCCCCCTACTGGTGTGTTCTGCCGCTATGACAGACTGGAGATTTGGGACGGCTTCCCCGGAG tCGGCCCATACGTCGGCAGGTACTGTGGGCAGAACACTCCTGGCAGGATCATCTCCTACACAGGCATCCTGGCGCTAACAATCAACACTGACAGTGCCATTGCTAAGGAGGGCTTCTCTGCCAACTTCACCGTCATTGAAAGGACCGTTCCAGAGG ACTTTGACTGCAGCGACCCTCTGGGAATGGAATCGGGGGAGATAACATCGGACCAAATCATGGCTTCATCCCAGTACAACCCCAGCTGGTCCCCAGAGCGCTCCAGACTCCACTACTATGAAAACGCATGGACACCGGCTGAAGACTCAAACAAAGAGTGGATACAG GTGGATCTTGGGTTCTTGCGGTTTGTCTCGGCCATCGGTACCGAGGGCGCCATTTCCCAGGAGACCCAGAGGGTTTACTTTGTCAAGTCGTACAAGGTGGACGTCAGCTCTAACGGAGAGGACTGGATCACTTTGAAGGAAGGCTCCAAACAAAAG GTTTTCCAAGGCAACACCAACCCAAAAGACGTTGCCAAGACAATGCTGCCTAAACCCACGCTGACACGCTTCGTTCGGATCCGTCCGGTTACCTGGGAAACAGGCATCGCGCTGCGCTTCGAGGTGTACGGATGTAAGATATCAG agtACCCCTGCTCGGGCATGCTGGGCATGGTGTCAGGCTTGATCACCGACAACCAGATCACAGCGTCCTCCCACACAGACCGGAGCTGGGTGCCAGAGAACGCCCGCCTGCTGACGAGCCGGACGGGGTGGACTCTGCTGCCCCAGCCCCAGCCCTTCACCAACGAATGGCTGCAGGTGGATCTCGGCGAGGAGAAGCTCATGAAGGGGTTAATCATCCAGGGGGGGAAGCACCGTGAGAACAAAGTCTTCATGAAGAAGTTCCGTCTCGGCTACAGCAATAACGGCTCTGAGTGGAGGATGGTGCTAGACACCAATGGGAATAAGCCAAAG ATATTTGAAGGGAATAGTAACTACGACACTCCTGAGCTGAGGACAGTGGAGTCCCTGCTGACGCGTTTCATCAGAATATACCCAGAGAGGGCCACTCCTGCTGGCATGGGCTTGCGACTCGAGCTCCTGGGCTGTGAGATTGAAG CCCCTACGCTGCCGCCGACCACGATCGTCCCGCGCACGACTCCGTCAGACGAGTGCGACGACGACCAGGCGAGCTGCCACAGCGGCACAG GTGTTACCACAATGCCAGAGACCACGACTGTTGACGTGGATACCATCCCAG CTTTCCTGTGGTTTGCCTGTGACTTCGGCTGGGCCAATGACCCGTCGTTCTGCAGCTGGACATCCGAGGACACCGGCTCCAGGTGGCAGATCCAGTCCAGCGGCACCCCCACTCTGAACACTGGACCCAATATGGATCACACAG GCGGATCAGGGAACTTCATCTACACGTTGGCGGCGGGTCCTCAGGAGACGGAGGTGGCTCGGCTCGTCAGCCCCGTGGTCAGCTCCCCAGACTCGGACCTCTGCGTGTCCTTTTGGTACCACATGTTCGGGTCGCACATCGGCACACTGCACATCAAACAGCGCAAGCAGACGGACGAAGGGCCGGCAGACATCCTGCTGTGGACGGTCAGCGGCCACCAGGGCAACCGCTGGAGAGAAGGTCGCGTCTTTGTGCCGCGCACCAACAAACCCTATCAG gTGGTGATCGAAGGGCTGGTGGAGAGAAAGAGCTGGGGAGACATTGCTGTGGATGACATTACGGTTCTCAATGGGCTCAGTATGGCGGACTGTAAAG ACCCTGACGTACCCACTGAGGCCATGCTACCAGAGGATAACTTCAATGAAATCC TCGAAGAGATCACTGAATACCCGGTGTTCGTGGAGACAAACCAGATCAGCGGAGCAGGCAACATGCTAAAGACCCTCGACCCCATCCTCATCACTATCATCGCCATGTCCGCCCTGGGGGTCTTCCTGGGCGCCATCTGCGGCGTGGTGCTGTACTGCGCCTGCTCACACGGGGGCATGTCGGACAGGAACTTATCAGCCCTGGAGAACTATAACTTTGAGCTAGTGGACGGCGTCAAGCTAAAGAAGGACAAACTCAATGTACAGAGCTCATACTCAGAGGCTTGA